A part of Desulfobacter sp. genomic DNA contains:
- a CDS encoding DUF72 domain-containing protein — MAALFTGTSGYSYGEWVDAGVYPKGTHAANMLTAYTRHFNAVELNYTWYQMPKAPSLERMAAQVPGNFMFSLKLTRTLTHEVDKTLWKDEAAAFRRAVAPLVDTQKLLSILVQLPPYFRRTPDRRAYLAALLEEFTGLPMAVEFRHPSWVNDKVFYEFERRNITLVTVDGPPLPHLFPRLDLVTNPDLIYLRLHGRNSAGWRSGNMQKQFDYDYSETELRETAALMTQRLMPGARAGALFFNNHVRGQAPKNCLRLAAILQAH; from the coding sequence ATGGCCGCTCTTTTCACAGGCACCAGCGGTTACTCCTACGGCGAATGGGTGGATGCCGGGGTGTACCCCAAAGGCACCCATGCCGCCAATATGCTCACCGCCTACACCCGGCACTTCAATGCCGTGGAGCTCAACTACACCTGGTACCAGATGCCCAAGGCGCCCTCCCTGGAACGCATGGCCGCCCAGGTACCCGGAAATTTCATGTTCAGCCTCAAACTGACCCGCACCCTCACCCATGAGGTGGATAAAACCCTCTGGAAGGATGAGGCCGCCGCCTTCCGCCGGGCCGTTGCCCCCCTGGTGGACACTCAAAAACTGCTAAGCATCCTGGTCCAGCTCCCCCCCTATTTCAGGCGCACCCCGGACCGGCGGGCCTACCTGGCAGCGCTCCTGGAAGAATTCACAGGGCTGCCCATGGCCGTGGAATTCCGCCATCCCTCATGGGTGAACGACAAGGTATTCTATGAATTTGAGCGCCGAAACATCACCCTGGTCACCGTTGACGGGCCGCCCCTGCCCCACCTGTTTCCCCGGCTGGACCTGGTCACCAACCCGGACCTGATTTACCTGCGCCTCCACGGCCGGAACAGCGCCGGATGGCGTTCGGGCAATATGCAGAAACAATTCGATTATGACTACAGCGAAACCGAACTGCGTGAAACCGCCGCTCTCATGACCCAGCGTCTCATGCCCGGCGCCCGGGCGGGTGCCCTGTTCTTCAACAACCACGTCCGGGGCCAGGCCCCGAAAAACTGCCTGCGCCTTGCCGCTATTTTACAGGCCCATTAA
- a CDS encoding ABC transporter ATP-binding protein — protein MAELELKNISVRFGGLLALSSLSFTIGNGRVVGLIGPNGAGKTTVFNVLTGVYQASEGDVIFDGKSILGKRPYVIFEKGIARTFQNIRLFSAMTAVENAMVARHCRAGKGILGSILRTPSQKREEAWIKDKAMEALKFMGVDEFADTVAANLPYGLQRRLEIARAIASEPKVLLLDEPAAGMNPSESSELMNDIARIKDLGIDVLLVEHDMKVVMGVCDHIVCVDHGVKIAEGDPSEIQNNPKVIEAYLGQPANQ, from the coding sequence ATGGCTGAATTAGAACTAAAAAACATTAGTGTTCGGTTTGGGGGACTTCTCGCCCTCTCCAGTTTGAGTTTTACCATTGGGAATGGCCGCGTCGTGGGATTAATCGGCCCAAACGGCGCGGGAAAAACCACGGTGTTCAACGTGCTCACCGGTGTCTACCAGGCATCTGAGGGGGATGTTATCTTTGATGGCAAAAGCATTTTGGGCAAACGGCCCTATGTGATTTTTGAAAAGGGGATTGCCAGGACATTTCAGAATATCCGCCTCTTTTCGGCCATGACCGCCGTTGAAAATGCCATGGTGGCCCGGCACTGCCGGGCGGGAAAAGGAATCTTGGGCTCCATCCTGAGAACGCCGTCCCAGAAGCGGGAAGAGGCATGGATAAAGGACAAAGCCATGGAAGCCCTGAAGTTTATGGGGGTGGACGAATTTGCAGATACCGTGGCGGCCAACCTGCCCTACGGCCTCCAGCGCCGTCTTGAAATCGCCCGGGCCATCGCTTCCGAGCCGAAAGTCCTGCTTTTGGACGAGCCCGCCGCCGGTATGAATCCCTCTGAATCCTCAGAGTTGATGAACGATATTGCGCGCATAAAGGACCTCGGCATTGACGTGCTTTTAGTGGAGCACGATATGAAGGTGGTCATGGGTGTGTGTGATCATATTGTCTGTGTTGATCACGGTGTGAAAATCGCCGAGGGAGACCCTTCTGAAATCCAGAACAATCCCAAGGTGATAGAGGCATATCTGGGTCAGCCTGCCAACCAATAA
- the lexA gene encoding transcriptional repressor LexA, with product MKPQLTKKQKKLLDYLNRELHRSGTAPSLRTAAGDLGVSHAAVSQTIKTLEDKGYIQRQGRYSRTIHILDHGGNSGDGGFPGAGEGDAGFRHKRIPIVGRITAGLPIYATQEWEGSLLVDSGLYPGDNLFALKIQGQSMKNAGILNRDIVICRPRQYARNREIVVALVRGEEATVKRFFLHPEFIELRPENPEFAPQTYDFDEVLIQGKVVGLIRPADAMEAE from the coding sequence ATGAAACCGCAGTTGACAAAAAAACAGAAAAAACTATTGGATTATTTAAACCGGGAACTGCATCGCAGCGGTACGGCGCCGAGCCTTCGCACCGCTGCCGGCGATCTGGGGGTCAGCCACGCCGCCGTCAGCCAAACCATCAAAACCCTGGAAGATAAAGGCTATATCCAGCGGCAGGGGCGATACAGCAGGACCATCCATATCCTGGATCACGGCGGAAACAGCGGCGACGGGGGATTTCCCGGCGCCGGCGAAGGGGACGCGGGATTTCGCCACAAACGCATCCCCATTGTCGGCCGGATCACCGCGGGCCTGCCCATCTACGCCACCCAGGAATGGGAGGGCAGCCTTCTGGTGGACAGCGGCCTGTATCCCGGAGACAACCTATTTGCCCTGAAAATCCAAGGGCAGTCCATGAAAAACGCCGGTATTTTAAATCGTGACATCGTCATCTGCCGCCCCCGGCAGTATGCCAGGAACCGGGAAATCGTCGTGGCACTGGTTCGCGGAGAAGAGGCCACGGTAAAGCGTTTCTTCCTTCATCCGGAATTCATTGAACTCCGCCCGGAAAACCCCGAATTTGCCCCCCAGACCTACGATTTTGACGAGGTTCTGATCCAGGGAAAGGTAGTGGGGCTGATCCGGCCGGCCGATGCCATGGAAGCGGAATGA
- a CDS encoding DNA polymerase III subunit alpha — protein MIPLTVRSHYSLMWGTAPVRRLCAHARAMGYHSLALTDTGNLYGLWPFLDACRDYGLRPIIGAEISDPAGHWRAVCLVKNARGYRNLCRLLTRRHRDKAFTLKDRIPELGRGLVILTQAPELLARWRGMNLDLAAALPRGPLSRTHRLCRMAVDMNIPMVATPGSFFLRPGDHPAHAMLRAIDKNTCLSRLGPRDLAPANAFLGRPDDYASRFAALPGAIAATHEIGERLEFQGPEFGIVMPPFTLPRGTSAPDLLREKTLAGARDRYGAPLPIKVVHRIDRELSVINQKNFAGYFLVVEDIVRHASQTCGRGSGAASIVAYCLGITNVCPIKHDLYFERFLNPGRQDPPDIDVDFAWDERDGILNRVLSQFKGHAAMVSSHILFQPRMAVRETAKVYGLPEAEIKKVTARLPWFWREDEAAQSLLDRIKTRPEFKDMDFPRPWPEIMAQAQALTGTPRHLSVHPGGVVITPDPIDTYVPVQTAPKGIPLIQWEKDSAEAAGLVKIDLLGNRSLGVIRDCIAAIRTTRGAFTDFQEIDPEDDPATQALVAQGQTMGCFYIESPAMRLLQKKSRVGDFAHLVIHSSIIRPAANEFIQQYLQRLHTGIWDPIHPLLGGLLDETFGIMVYQEDVSRVAVRLAGFTHAQADGLRKIMSKKDKHRELSAYHRDFINGARAKGVSPEETREIWEMIISFSGYSFCKPHSASYARVSFQAAYLKTHYPAEFMAAVISNRGGFYSTFAYVSEARRLGIKVQGPDIHASQISWTGSGDRLRIGFMAIKGLTAATMGTIIRERKTKEFSDLWDFFSRVSLREDECCALVHSGCLDRLNPGNSRAALLWSHALWLRSRQSARACHRTLPGLFDAPLPEIPDLPPDAPKDLIHRELDTLGLLAGSHPITGYAGQIRTLNTVKAADLHNFTGRTVTFAGWLITGKVVRTKQGDPMKFLTFEDETGIVETVFFPKPYARFCHILDYGKPFLLTGKVESDWGAVTLTVSFTRQIHGN, from the coding sequence ATGATCCCCCTGACCGTCCGCTCCCATTACTCACTCATGTGGGGTACCGCCCCCGTCCGCAGGCTCTGCGCCCATGCCAGGGCCATGGGCTACCATTCCCTGGCCCTGACGGACACGGGCAACCTTTACGGGCTATGGCCCTTTCTGGACGCCTGCAGGGATTACGGCCTCCGCCCCATCATCGGTGCGGAAATTTCGGACCCGGCCGGCCATTGGCGGGCGGTCTGCCTGGTGAAGAATGCCAGGGGATACCGGAATCTCTGCCGGCTGCTGACCCGCCGCCACAGGGATAAGGCGTTCACTTTGAAAGATCGCATTCCGGAACTGGGCCGGGGCCTGGTCATCCTGACCCAGGCCCCGGAACTATTGGCGCGCTGGCGGGGCATGAATCTGGACCTGGCCGCCGCGCTGCCCAGGGGCCCCCTCTCCCGCACCCATCGGCTGTGCCGGATGGCCGTGGACATGAATATCCCCATGGTTGCCACCCCGGGCAGTTTTTTCCTCCGTCCCGGGGACCACCCCGCCCATGCCATGCTCAGGGCCATTGACAAAAACACCTGCCTGTCAAGGCTGGGCCCCCGGGACCTGGCCCCGGCAAATGCCTTCCTGGGCCGCCCGGATGATTACGCCAGCAGGTTCGCGGCCCTGCCCGGGGCGATTGCCGCCACCCATGAAATCGGTGAACGGCTGGAATTCCAGGGGCCGGAATTCGGCATTGTCATGCCGCCATTCACCCTGCCCCGGGGGACAAGCGCCCCGGACCTGCTCAGGGAAAAAACCCTGGCCGGTGCCCGGGACCGTTACGGCGCCCCCCTGCCCATAAAGGTGGTCCACCGCATCGACCGGGAATTATCCGTAATTAATCAAAAAAATTTCGCCGGCTATTTTCTGGTGGTGGAAGACATTGTCCGCCACGCCTCCCAAACCTGCGGCCGGGGGTCCGGAGCGGCCTCCATTGTGGCCTATTGCCTGGGGATAACCAATGTCTGTCCCATCAAGCACGACCTCTACTTTGAACGCTTCCTGAACCCGGGCCGGCAGGATCCCCCGGACATTGATGTCGACTTTGCCTGGGATGAACGGGACGGCATCCTCAACCGGGTGCTAAGCCAGTTTAAAGGGCATGCGGCCATGGTCTCCTCCCACATTCTCTTCCAGCCCAGGATGGCGGTGCGGGAGACGGCCAAGGTCTACGGCCTGCCGGAAGCCGAGATCAAAAAAGTGACGGCCCGCCTGCCCTGGTTCTGGCGGGAGGACGAGGCCGCCCAAAGCCTTCTGGACCGGATCAAAACCCGGCCGGAATTCAAGGATATGGACTTTCCCAGGCCATGGCCTGAAATCATGGCCCAGGCCCAGGCCCTCACCGGCACCCCCAGACATCTTTCGGTCCACCCCGGCGGTGTGGTCATCACCCCCGACCCCATTGACACCTATGTTCCGGTCCAGACAGCGCCCAAGGGTATTCCGCTGATCCAATGGGAAAAAGACAGCGCCGAAGCCGCCGGCCTGGTTAAAATAGACCTGCTGGGCAACAGGAGCCTGGGGGTCATCCGGGACTGTATCGCCGCCATCAGGACCACCCGTGGCGCATTCACCGACTTCCAGGAGATTGACCCCGAAGACGACCCGGCCACCCAGGCCCTGGTGGCCCAGGGGCAGACCATGGGGTGCTTTTACATTGAAAGCCCGGCCATGCGCCTGCTCCAGAAAAAATCACGGGTGGGGGATTTCGCCCACCTGGTCATCCATTCCTCCATCATCCGGCCGGCGGCCAACGAATTCATCCAGCAATACCTCCAACGGCTGCACACCGGGATATGGGATCCCATCCATCCCCTGCTGGGAGGTCTTCTGGACGAAACCTTCGGCATCATGGTCTACCAGGAGGATGTCTCCCGGGTGGCGGTACGCCTGGCCGGCTTTACCCATGCCCAGGCCGACGGCCTCAGAAAAATCATGTCCAAAAAGGACAAGCACCGGGAATTGTCCGCCTATCACCGTGACTTTATCAACGGGGCAAGGGCAAAGGGCGTCAGCCCGGAAGAAACCCGGGAAATCTGGGAGATGATCATCTCATTTTCAGGATATTCTTTTTGCAAGCCCCACTCAGCCTCCTATGCCCGGGTCTCTTTCCAGGCCGCCTATCTTAAGACCCATTACCCGGCGGAATTCATGGCGGCTGTGATCTCCAACCGAGGCGGGTTCTACTCCACCTTTGCCTATGTATCCGAAGCCCGGCGCTTGGGGATCAAGGTGCAGGGGCCGGACATCCACGCCAGCCAGATCTCCTGGACCGGTTCCGGAGACCGCCTGAGAATCGGTTTCATGGCCATTAAAGGGCTCACCGCTGCCACCATGGGAACCATCATCCGTGAACGGAAAACCAAAGAATTCTCCGACCTCTGGGATTTCTTCTCCCGGGTCTCCCTCCGGGAAGATGAATGCTGCGCCCTGGTCCACAGCGGCTGTCTGGACCGCCTCAACCCAGGCAACAGCAGGGCGGCCCTGCTCTGGTCCCACGCCCTGTGGCTGAGAAGCCGCCAATCCGCCAGGGCATGCCACCGCACTTTGCCGGGCCTCTTTGACGCCCCCCTGCCCGAGATCCCGGACCTTCCCCCGGATGCCCCAAAGGATTTGATCCACCGGGAACTGGACACCCTCGGGCTTCTGGCCGGCAGCCACCCCATAACCGGTTATGCCGGCCAAATCAGGACACTTAACACGGTCAAGGCTGCGGACCTCCACAATTTCACCGGAAGAACCGTCACCTTTGCCGGCTGGCTCATCACCGGCAAAGTAGTCCGGACCAAACAGGGGGATCCCATGAAATTCCTCACCTTTGAGGATGAGACCGGAATCGTGGAAACGGTTTTTTTTCCCAAGCCCTATGCCCGGTTCTGTCACATCCTGGATTACGGCAAACCTTTTCTGCTCACAGGCAAGGTTGAATCCGACTGGGGAGCGGTCACCCTTACCGTCAGCTTCACACGACAGATTCATGGAAATTGA